A genomic window from Candidatus Angelobacter sp. includes:
- a CDS encoding zinc ribbon domain-containing protein translates to MPIYEYELCDGECKACGGKFTLRRPLSAAPLTQCPACKKPVRKVISTFNSPVKLKPLSITDAKKAGFTVLKKTGKGEYERQ, encoded by the coding sequence ATGCCCATTTACGAATACGAATTGTGCGACGGCGAATGCAAGGCTTGTGGCGGAAAGTTTACCCTGCGCCGGCCATTGAGCGCGGCGCCCCTGACGCAATGCCCGGCTTGCAAAAAGCCCGTGCGCAAGGTGATCTCCACATTCAACTCGCCGGTAAAACTGAAGCCGCTCTCGATCACGGACGCGAAGAAGGCCGGTTTCACCGTTCTCAAAAAAACCGGCAAAGGCGAATATGAGCGGCAGTAG